The nucleotide window GGCGCTATGGCAGTGTCTGAACGGCCCGCTCGTGTCCGTCAGCCGTCCGCAGAAACCGCTGCTCTCGGCTGTGTCTTTCTCGGCCTCCGTGCAGACAGGAGCGGAGCCTGAGGAGCAACTGGAGACAAAAGCCACACCGCGGCGGTTCAGTCCCCTGCGATCTGCATCTCGGGGAGAAGCCGCCGCTCGGGGATATCAGCTACAAACCTGGTGAGGTTGGCCACCTGCCAGCTGTTGCCCAGGCTGGTGGAGTCAGGCTCTGGTTCCCCACGGGGGTTGAGGAAATCGTCGGAAGGATCCCCGTTGTAGTTGCCACACATGCCGCAGACCTCGCCCTCATACGTGCTGGGGAGCGACACTTCCACTTGGTGGTCTCCGTCAAACTTGACTCTCAACCCAAATTCCGTAGAAACCACCGTGTAGGAGCCGCTGGGTAAGATCTCCACGCCCCGTGTTGGGGTGGAGGGGACGACGACTGGCTGCCCGCCCACCTAGAAAGAGATTCAGGCGTGGCTCTTGCAGACTCGGCTACAAAGGTGCTGTTTCGTGCCCTCCCATCGCAGCAAGCGCGCCTCCACCAGCTCCACCTACCTTCACTCTTCCTCCCTTTCCCAGGGTGACCCGGATGCCAAAGACATCAACGTCCACGCTCTCCACGTAGGAGACGTGCGTGTTGCCCCCTCTGTGCTCGTTGCTCGCTTCCACGTTGAAATAGGGCAGTCGAGAGCTGTTCCGCTCGCACAGCCGGGAGAGAGTATAGGTGCAGTTGCCCATGAAGTGGTGAGTCTGCTTGTCAAAGGTGTAATAATGCGGGTCACCCGACACCAGGCAGGACTCTGGAAAGAACAGAGGGAGGTTCTGTTGACGCGTGCCGGCCTTAGCCAGTTTGAGACGGGAATAAGCAGAGGCTGCAATGGCAGCCCCCCATGCGTGAGAGGAGCAACACTCTTGGGCTCTTCAGGAGCTCGAAATGGCCCCAGGAACTTCAACCTTGCCTTGTACTTGACCACATTCTCCTCTGGCATCGGCAGCTTTGTAGGGCCAAGCAGAGGCCTCAAGGACATTGCTGCCTGGAGATCTACAGCAAGGTTGACCCAGCGTGAAGGAATTTCAGAGGGCAAGAGAAGGGGGCCACAGGCAGACAAGCTCCATCAGCTCTGGGATAAGCACCCGGCTCATTCATCTCCTGCACTGCTCTCTTGCTAGCCAGTGGGATCTCAAGCCAAGCCAAAGACTCATCAGAAGAGGAGAAGAGTCAGAGATCAATGAGCTGACTGTTCGGTCCAGAGCAGATCCGCTTCCACCGCAAAGAGACTCACCTTGGCTGGGAGGGGGCGGTTCCGTTGTGGTTGTAGGTTCTGGGGTGGTTGGTGTCCATGCTGAAAAGAGACATGAGCACTGGGTTTTCCTCTAAGATTGCGATATGCAAAGCATCATTAAAACATCACCGAGTCTTCCTGTCCAACCTTGAAGTACAATTTGGGTTGTGAACCAGGTTCTCCTGGGCTCAGGAGATGCCTGTTCTCCTCATCCCAGTCCCCTCCAACCATTTTCATACCAACCACAGTTgcttttggaatgttttcctgagGGTGCATTCCCTTCTTTATTCACACTGGGAAAAATCATGTAATTCAGGAAAACGATGAGCAATGGGAGAACAATTAGTACTTATCAGGAGTGGAAAAAACCTTTCTGTAAAAGTAATTGACTTCTCATGTTCAAGAGTTCTTCTCTAAGGAAGAGTTGGGTAACTACCAAAGAAGTCACCAGTAAGGGGGAATTTCTTGCCAGAATTTGTTCTAAATGTGACACTGGAGAAAGGACGGTCGGCATGCCACGTTTCGTCAGTGCCTGAGGTGCCGGATCCTGGCTGAGAAGAGGCCCTCGGGGTGGGTGGTCTCTTATGTGCTGGCCACTGCTGGCATGAATTCCACTGAATTCCTGAGAAACTAGGAAAGACCCTGGTGATAAGCGCAACCTTGCCTGTTGTCTGCTTTACAAGCCGTGTCGCAACAGCctcagggtttatttatttatcctatttCTTCGCCTCCCATCTTGTATTGCAACGAGGAAACTGGGAAGAGGTAGGGctgcttcaaaaattattgtaGAGACTTGCTTGAGACCGCAAGTCTTtttgaataattttcaaagtgCCGTACGCAGGCAGGTCTAGTAGGCAGATTAGCGACCTGACTATACGTGAATGCTAGGCAACCCGTATAATCTTTTGGCAGAGCGTTTGCCTACATTCACCTGTTCTAGATCAATATTTTACTAATCTGAGAGAAATCTTTTTGTCTTAGGAGTGATCCAGAGATTAATATGGTAAAGGCGGGATCCAGGAAAACATGTCCCCAGGATGTTTGGCCTTGCAGCTCAAAAACAAGTGCATCTCATTAGTCTGCAAGGAATAAAACCAAGACACAGAATAAGGATTTTTGATTATAATGGAACTGTTCACATGTTTTCAAATTTGAATTTTGGAATTGAAAAATGTGATCCAGTGACTAAGTTTTATTTCAGCTAGAAGTCAGATCTCACATCCAACCACCAGAGGGTCGTGTGCCCTGCAAATCATCCCTGCAACCCTCGGGGGTCTGCAGAAGTTGGGTGGCTGGCAAGCCCTGCCTCCCCCGAATGGAACTAATGGAGCCCTAAAGTCAGAACCACATGCAGTTTTTCAAAATGGCCTGATAATTCAGGGCATTTGCGTGACCTGTTGAACTTTCATTAAGCTCGGAATATTGCTGTTGCACAAGGAGGAAATGGTGAGTATCTTGCTGATGGTACAAGGAAGCAGAACCCTTTGCCTGATGTGCTCCATACATTGCTCAAGCTAATCTAGAAGAAATTATAGAGGTAAAAGTCTATCTTCCCAATCAAATGCTTCATCCCCTGTCCCTGATTACAGCTGATTACAAGTTAAGCAAGAAGTTATTATAATTCTGCTGATTAATGGCCCGGCTGAGTCCCAGGACAGAAGTCTGTGGGCCAGCCATCAGTCGCTCTTGTCCCCGGAAGCAAGGGCAGCTGAAAACGGGGATACccctggaagaggaggaggaggaggaggaggaggaggaggaggaggagtgccGCAGATTAGCAAGAGCATTTGAGCATCTGTAATTAGTGCTGCTCACAGCCCAGAGGGGCTGGTCTCCTGGGGAAGGCTGGCCAAACCAAAGGAGTTCTGGTTTTCATCAGTCCTAGGGTGATTTTGTGCACCATTCCCAGCCCTCTTTAAAAGCCCTATACTGGTTGGTGCCAGAACGAAAAGGGCTCTGTGGGTTCTCAGAGGAGATCCTGCTCCGTGTTCCACCATACCTGGTCCTCAGCAGGTGGGCTCTTCCTTTGTTTTAGCAGCCCTATGGTTGGAAGAGATACCACCCTGCCTCCCTACCCATTTAGACTTTTGTTCCCCTGAAAAATGCTTCTTAAATCGAAAGGATATGCTGTGGCTTAAACATGGGATTAATTGTAGATTggggcttttttttaaaggaagatgacGCCAGGGCTGTGTCCCTGAAAAAGCGAAGGAAGCCGCTGAAGAGATCTCCTGGCTAATGGTCACCATCGCCCTCTAAACCAGGCCTGCTTGCCAGACTCGGGCAGGGGAGTTCCCACAAGGCCCTTCCAAGCCCGTGTCTCGGCCGACAGAAAAGGCTGATCTGAGACGGGGGCCCTCTCCATCCTACAGGCTTCAAATGCCCCCAGGGGCATTCCTGAGGGAGAGTGTGtgtggggcaggggaggcgctTCCAGAAAGATGGCTACCCCCACCCATACATTGTGACACTTTCTTGAAAGTCTGTACCTATGCACAACAATCAGGTTTTAAAAGAATTTTCTGTCTCCTCCTCAGTGATGTGACCTGCCACTTTGAAAACTGTTCCATCCATGCTGCtacttgtctttaaaaaaattctctggCCCTGTCAGCCTGGAGGCTGAAAAAGCTTATAGCGTTTAGGTGGGGCTGTAACACTGGCTAAATAAATGTCCTCCCCGATTTGCTGGCTTTAGCCTGGTCATCTGGCTACTGGTGTTTCTGCTATATCTTAGGCAACGGTCAACCTAGCGTGGCCTTCTTTTATGGGAAGAAGCGTCCCACAGGCCTTTGACATAATGATATTATCAGACAGAGTTGCAACTACTTCAGAATAACTCCTCCGTGGAGTCTGCACGTGAGCCCTGAGTATTGTGGAAGGGCCCCCACATCTCCCCCAGGCCGAGAGGTGCTTCATGGCTCCCTTCCACTTCCTGCATTCATCTGGGAGCAGCTGTGGCTTGAAGACCCAGGACATCTTCTGAAAGGTCCTCTGATTTTGCAATCCAAGATCAAATTCATAGGAACACTCTtgggctgaaaaactgagctgaGGAAGGAGTCACTTACTGCAGGGCCCTCTCCTGACAACCACATTGTCCATGGCTGTGTCACCATATTCTGTCAATCCCCGAACGGCATCAAAAGCCACCTAGGAAGAGTTAAATGAGTCCAGTCAGAGTAAGGAAACAGCTGGGTCTGcaaggagcaaagggaggggtcTCATTGAAGGGGCCAGAAGGCCCTCTGATCTACCATCTTCTTCCAGATGAGGTCAAACTGCATGTCCCATCATTCCCAGTTCTGGATAGGGAAAGGCTGCCATGAGCAGAATGTTAGAACCTCAGAGCAACTGAAGTTCCTTCTTTAAGCTCATAGCAGAAATTGAGGTCCTAGTTAATGAACATGATGTGTCTTTCCCAGCTCGTTAATTTTGGTTGGTATATGAATTATGCTTGTTTCCCCtgtattttctcttcttccactggAGAAAGGGGAGAATTCCACACATACCCCCGCTTTAAAATGCTACAACCCAGGTGTCACCCAATAATGCTGAACAGATGTTGGGGGAAAGGGAATTTTCATGCAGTGTGTTATGATGGTCCTCAGCTTGGGTGGCTTTGAAGGAGGACTAGTCTAGTTCTGACTGGAGGCGAAGGTTGTCAGCAGCTACTAGCCTCAAGTGCTAGCCTCAACTGCTGCCAGAGGTGCCAGGCTTGGACTGCCAGGAGGGGCCACTGCCCCCAGCTTCTCAGGGGGGCGTAGTCTCATGCGGGCAACTGAGTGGGCACTCAGGGAGCAGGACAGAAGATGCAGTGAACCTTTGGTCCAACCCAGCAGTTTCCTTCTACACTGTAAGAGCTGTCCAGCTGTTACCTTGAGGCGACTCTCCTTCCTGAAGTAGACTGAGGCGAGCCCGTGCTGCCACGCGGGGCTCTGGCTCCCTGTCCGGTTCCACACCACAGACTCGCCGTCCTCCCCCAAGAGGGTCACATGCAGCTCATTGAAGTCCTCGGAGCCAAACATGTGATACCAGAAGTCGATGCACATGTCTCCGGAGACCACCAGCTGGGGGCTCTCAAGTCTGTTGAGGTCGTGGGGAACCAGGTTGCTGGCTTCTTGGTAGATGAAGTATCCTCCTGCAAGAAGAAAGGAAGACTCCTCAAAGCTGTTTATAGAACGGGGAGAGGGGACGGGTGACTGCTTCTGCAGTGCACGCAAGGGAGATGAGGGACCAGACGTGCCAAATGAGGTGAGACCGGGTGAGATCAGATAGCCCTGATCTGTTCAGGCCATGTTTAGCTTAGAGCTTCGTGCGATAGGTAAACAAGGCCTAAGTGTTGGGAAGTGACAACATCAGAGCAACCTCCGTTCAGAAATGACCACAGTCAACAACTTCACAGCAGGCCTGAATTGAGATAAAGGGGCCGTTTGTTTCATGAGACCCTTGCAAGTGGGTTGCTGTTCTTCCTGGAAGCGGGGGCTACATTCAGCCGGCCTCAGGCCCAGGGAGAGCTGGATGTCCCCAGCTGTACTGTGCGAGGGAGGGGGGGGGCGCATAAATACTGTGACCTGTGAGAAAGGGGACCAAGGGCCAGTGAGAACGGGGAGGGCTTTGCGGTAACAGAGCACTTACCTCCATCTGGATAATCTCCACTTGGGCCTGTGCCAGGGGTGGGCGTATCATGCCTGGTGCGTATCCAGGTGCCTTGGTTGGTGCCACAGGTTTGGGTCCAGTCGCAAAAGGGCCAGGAGTTGTTGTTGAAGTCACAGCTGGCCAGGTAgtctgaaaggggggggggaggaggcgCTGTGAAAACAGGCAGGCATGCTTCCCGGCAGCCTCCCTCAGCCCGCTGCCTTCCAGGTGTCTTGCAAAAGAACTCCCATCGTCCACAGCCAATGGGCTGGCAAGGAACTCTGAGTAGATTTTCCAAGACGTTTGGGAGATGCTGAGCTGGGGAGGGAGGCTGCTTCGAGGGCACCCAGCAGGAATGAGGTGGGGGGTACCTGTATTGGGAGTCCAGCTCACCAGACCAGCCGCCCAGGTGCCTTCTTCTCTCCTGCCAAGGGAAGTGGGGAAAGCTGAGGCTTGTCCGTGGGCCCACATCCTTCCCACGAGGGGGACCGACTGACCCATGAGAAGAGCAAGACCCACCTCCCGCCCCCAGATCCCAGGGGAAAATATGTTGGGAGGCATTTGGGAGCAGCTTTCCGCACCCTGCCATTTTGTCCAGACACTTTTGAGAGCTGCGACTTGCGTCATTTGATGCAGCATATACATGCTATGTAtgcacgtatgtatgtatgtatgtatgtatgtatgtattagcgCATAGCAATTGTCCTTCCCAGTATTCCCTCCACATCAGTCCAGTGAGGTTGTGCTGTAGCGAGTGGCCCAAATACATCCTGTGAGCTTCTGGAGGCTGGCCTTGGTTTCCCCGCTGTGAACAAGCCTGGGGCCTGGCGCTGGGAGAGGCGTTTATGGGGCTGGGGAGCA belongs to Candoia aspera isolate rCanAsp1 chromosome 6, rCanAsp1.hap2, whole genome shotgun sequence and includes:
- the LOC134499534 gene encoding zonadhesin-like encodes the protein MLPSTMGTRWCLVGSWVFLCLSMQKSEGREEGTWAAGLVSWTPNTDYLASCDFNNNSWPFCDWTQTCGTNQGTWIRTRHDTPTPGTGPSGDYPDGGGYFIYQEASNLVPHDLNRLESPQLVVSGDMCIDFWYHMFGSEDFNELHVTLLGEDGESVVWNRTGSQSPAWQHGLASVYFRKESRLKVAFDAVRGLTEYGDTAMDNVVVRRGPCSK